TGTGTTGCGACTTTGTTGATGTTCTTCACCGCGAGTAAATCCACCTGTAAGTACTCGCCGGCTTGTGCGGTTGCCGGTCGCCAACACCCCCACGTAACGCCTGCGTTGTATGAATTGCGTATGCGGCCGTCTTTGGGTGACCAAGTGAAGTCTACAAACGATGAGGCCGTTATCTGAGAGTCCGCGATGCTTTTGGTTTCCATTCCAAGAGGAGACAGGCAAGCTGAGAAttccaaaagaaaatattttaagaGACAATTTTAGAAAAGAGTCGCGGTCAGCCGAAAGGTGTCGGCCAATGAAAATGGCTCGGAATATCACATGATTGGATCATTGGAACAGACCAATTATACTGTAACttatatgttatgttatgtcgTAAAGTCAACCACATCAAGCAAAGTGCTTGATCCACGGTCTTATATTCACTTTCGGCCATGATGCAATCCATACCTTCGCACCCGTAGAGCTCGACTCTCATCGCAGGGAGGACATTCCAGGCCTTCACCAAGAACCGGATGTACCTGGTCAGTATGGTGACCGGAAGTGTGTGTGACACCACCGTGTCACGGTCGGTATTACCAGATAATTCCTGGGAAAGAAATTCACTTATTGATTATTCAAAAAAGTTCGTAGAAAGTAGGAAAGAGCATTGGTAAAGGTACGATTTTAAGCGTGATCTAGGGCGGACTAGAGAATTTACCCAGCCGAGTGAAGCATGATCTTTAGCCGAATCACAAGCTTATAGTCAAGACACGACAAACAACAAAAGATCTCCAGTAAGGCCGAATTATGAACCCTTGCATCAAGACATACGACAAGGAGTAAGGCCGAATCATAAACCCTCGCATTCAAGAGATACACCAAAGGGTCTTCAGTAAGGCCTAATCATACACCCTCAGATTCAAGACATTTACCAAAGGGTCTTCAGTAAGGCCGAATAATCATAAACCCTCACATTCAGGAGATACACCAAAGGGTCTCCAGTAAGGCCGAATCATAAACCCTCACATTCAAGACATTTAGCAAAGGGTCTCCAGTAAGGCCGAATAATCATAAACCCTCACATTCAAGAGATACACCAAAGGGTCTCCAGTAAGGCCGAATCATAAACCCTCACATTCAAGACATTTACCAAAGGGTCTCCAGTAAGGCCGAATCATAAACCCTCACATTCAAGACATTTACCAAAGGGTCTCCAGTAAGGCCGAATCATAAACCCTCACATTCAAGAGATACACCAAAGGGTCTCAGGTAAGGCCGAATCATAAACCCTCACATTCAAGACATTTACCAAAGGGTCTCCAGTAAGGCCGAATCATAAACCCTCACATTCAAGAGATACACCAAAGGGTCTCCAGTAAGGCCGAATCATAAACCCTCACATTCAAGACATACACCAAAGGGTCTCCAGTAAGGCCGAATCATAAACCCTCACATTCAAGAGATACACCAAAGGGTCTCCAGTAAGGCCGAATCATAAACCCTCACATTCAAGACATACACCAAACGGTCTTCAGTAAGGCCGAATCATAAACCCTCACATTCAAGACATTTACCAAAGGGTCTCCAGTAAGGCCGAATCATAAACCCTCACATTCAAGAGATACACCAAAGGGTCTCCAGTAAGGCCGAATCATAAACCCTCACATTCAAGACATACACCAAAGGGTCTCCAGTAAGGCCGAATCATAAACCCTCACATTCAAGAGATACACCAAAGGGTCTCCAGTAAGGCCGAATCATAAACCCTCACATTCAAGACATACACCAAACGGTCTTCAGTAAGGCCGAATCATAAACCCTCACATTCGATGCAAACATAGAAGAATATCCCGTGACTCACCTCCGGGTAGGTCGTCCAAGTGACACCGTCCAGGCTGTAGCTGAGTGCATAACGCGTCACCCAGTGGGTGTGGTCGAGATGGTACGGTTGATAGGGCTGGCCTTGAGTGGCGACTTTGTTGATGTTCTTTACCGCCAGTAAATCCACCTGTAAGTACTCGTCGACTTGTGCGGTTGCCGGTCGCCAACACCCATACGTAACGCCTGCGTTGTATGGATTGCGTATGCGTCCGTCTTTGGGTGACCAATGGATGTGTACAAACGACGAGGCCGTTATCTGAGAGTCCGCGATGCTTTTGGTTTCCATTCCAAGAGGGAATACACAACctaaaaaaagacaatatcaaaaaaaaattatataaatcTATTACTTTATATGCCAGCTAAGTCTTTATAAAGCGTAACTCGGGATGTCTTAATGCCGGTTATTAGGAGTTTCCGCTGTATTAAATAAGGCATTCGCATGACGCCCCCCGACTAAGGTCCCACCTTACGAGGCCTTTTGTCAGTGCTTTCCAGTCTCGCAGAGGGTCATAAGTTATGTGGGCGGCTTCTTTTGTTCTGTGCCCTTACTGTACGGAACTTGCCTATACACTAAAATCTAAGGTTTTGATtggtatttattcttctgtaATCAAGTAGTAAAAGTATAAAAAGTGTTCACTTATCTCTCTCTCCTCGCTTGTCTTGTCTCGTGTTCTTCACGCGCTGTTCTCTCTCTACTCTCACACACCCCCTCTCATATTACAATCATGGAATCAAATGACTATTTACAAATTGTCACACAATGGCACCAAATCAGTTCCGGTCACTTACCTTTTTCGCAATTTTTTCCGACGTATCCACGCTTGCAATTGCACACACCGGTGTTTTTCTCATAGTTAGCCTGGCATTTTGCGCCATTCAGACAGTCGTCACAGGGGCTCTGGAGagaaattttcattatatTATATTCACATTCCAGATATAATCAAACAAGTCGATGCTTCTAAACCGAAATATTCCTTGCTTTTTTTCCCTTCATACAACGTTTTAATGGTTTATCAAATCCATTTTATATAAAACATATCTATCTTGCAACATCGTTTAACTTTGTGGAACATCTATGAAATTTGTCAATTTTGGATATGGAACAGCCccccaaaaatttttttttccttaatttcTTTCTAATAAAAACTAAACGCGATTGTTCCACGAGTACCCCACTAGTTAGAGTGACCTCGGCACAAAATTTCACCACTTTAAGGACAACATTAGATATTGAAATGTTTTTACGGTCCGTGTAACATTCCGCCattcaatattttgataatttATATAGTAAAATAAACGAAAATCACGCATTTTTacctaaaaatatttttgaggCTTCTCTTTTTTGGCCTCTAAAATGGAAAATTAAATAACAAGTATCATTATTTGAATTTTTCCTTGAAATTTATCTCATTCTGAATTAAACACGAATATCTGACAAATATTAAAATGAGTTTATTTCGGAAATAAACtcattttaatatatttttagatat
The sequence above is a segment of the Nematostella vectensis chromosome 2, jaNemVect1.1, whole genome shotgun sequence genome. Coding sequences within it:
- the LOC5521774 gene encoding lactadherin isoform X3, whose translation is MALFKKTLPCRAKHSHISQSPCDDCLNGAKCQANYEKNTGVCNCKRGYVGKNCEKGCVFPLGMETKSIADSQITASSFVHIHWSPKDGRIRNPYNAGVTYGCWRPATAQVDEYLQVDLLAVKNINKVATQGQPYQPYHLDHTHWVTRYALSYSLDGVTWTTYPEELSGNTDRDTVVSHTLPVTILTRYIRFLVKAWNVLPAMRVELYGCEACLSPLGMETKSIADSQITASSFVDFTWSPKDGRIRNSYNAGVTWGCWRPATAQAGEYLQVDLLAVKNINKVATQGQPYTSDQPNLTHWVTRYVLSYSLDGITWTTYPEELSGNTDRDTVVSHTLPVTIQTRYIRFVVKEWNVLPAIRVELYGCEACLSPLGMETKSIADSQITASSFVDIYWSPKDARMRNPYNSGVTFGCWQPANAQAGEYLQVDLLAVKNINKVATQGKPYSSYYLVDHWVTRYALSYSLDGITWTTYPHEFSGNSDDDTVVSHTLPVTIQTRYIRFVVKEWNVLPAMRVELYGCDA